The Kineothrix sp. MB12-C1 genome includes a window with the following:
- a CDS encoding DUF3881 family protein, producing MKSLHKYLRAIGFSKLKDRKELQNLLTDIIVNTNERSYTSNGDDTILAEFCKDFAENMGIAVCGEFDKDNKYSYDYYYPYLRGTGISSEEDVTVERHAGTESYAGVCDDIKIGVSLIFYLQNMIPYVKAQNSNILPIRGTTLTLSGLSLQGKIMMPIIKNEKDKKIIQKASNNRNSLIEAARKGDEEAIESLTLEDMDTYTTISKRIQKEDVFSLVDTYFMPYGVECDQYSILGEIIECHKVKNQITGEEIHQMSISCNDLQFDICINSEDLYGEPEVGRRFKGTIWMQGFINFPE from the coding sequence TATTTAAGAGCAATTGGTTTTAGTAAGTTAAAGGACAGAAAAGAATTGCAGAATCTTCTAACCGATATCATCGTAAATACGAACGAACGTTCCTATACGTCCAATGGAGATGATACGATTCTGGCAGAATTCTGTAAAGATTTTGCTGAAAATATGGGAATCGCGGTATGTGGTGAATTCGATAAGGATAATAAATATTCTTATGATTATTATTATCCTTATTTGAGGGGAACCGGTATTAGTTCGGAAGAAGATGTAACTGTGGAACGCCATGCGGGTACAGAATCCTACGCCGGGGTCTGTGATGATATAAAGATAGGTGTTTCGCTTATCTTCTATCTGCAGAATATGATTCCTTATGTAAAAGCACAAAATAGTAATATCCTCCCGATACGGGGAACAACCTTGACATTATCGGGTCTTTCACTTCAAGGTAAGATTATGATGCCAATTATTAAGAATGAAAAGGATAAGAAGATTATCCAGAAGGCATCAAACAATCGAAATTCTCTAATTGAAGCTGCGAGAAAGGGAGATGAAGAAGCGATTGAAAGTTTGACTCTTGAGGATATGGATACTTATACCACAATATCCAAGAGAATTCAGAAAGAGGATGTGTTTAGTCTGGTTGACACTTATTTTATGCCCTATGGAGTAGAATGCGATCAATATTCCATTCTGGGTGAGATTATCGAATGCCATAAGGTAAAGAATCAGATAACCGGCGAAGAAATACACCAGATGTCAATTAGCTGTAATGATCTACAATTCGATATTTGTATTAATTCTGAGGATTTGTATGGGGAACCGGAAGTGGGACGCAGGTTCAAAGGAACGATATGGATGCAGGGATTTATTAACTTCCCCGAATAA